DNA from Borreliella garinii:
ATTTTGTGTAATTATGACTTCGCAAGCTACTTTTGCATTTTTATCTAATTTTAGTATTTCATCAAGGATTGCATCGGAGATTTGATCTGCAATTTTATCTGGATGTCCTTCAGATACAGCCTCAGAAGTTAAAGTTTTGTTAGCTGCTAGTATTTTATTCATATTAGCCTAATAAGTTCCTTTGTCATTTTGCTTGAATTTATTGAAGATGTTTTTAAAAATTTATTAAAATCTATATGGTTGTCTTTATTGTTTGGCAAATCAGAAATTGAACGAATTATTATAAATGGTATTTTGAATATGTATGCCACTTGAGCTATTGCAGCTCCTTCCATATCTACAGCTAAAGCATCTTTGAAATTTTTTTTAATTGTCTCAAGACTTTTTTCATTATCAACGAATCGATCACCTGTTAGTATTAAGCCAATATGGATATCAATGTTTAAAAGCTTATTCTCAGCAATATTTACTACTTTTTTTAATAGCTCTTCATCCGCTTTAAACTTTTGTGGCAAATTAGGGACTTGTCCTATTTTATGTCCAAACTTGGTTAGGTCAAAGTCATAGTATGCTGTTTCTGAGGACACTATGATATCTAATATTTTAAGGTTAGAGTTTTCTTTTATTCCACCAGAACTTCCAGAGTTTATTATATGAGTAATTTTGTATTTAGATATAATTTGACTGCTCCAAGTCGCTGCGTTAACCTTTCCAATTCCTGTAGTTAAAGATATTACATCTTTTCCTAAAATTTTTCCTTTATAAATTTTTTTATTTTCTAAGTAGTCGTTTAATAAGATTTCTTCTCTGTCATCAATCATTTTGTTTATTTCCTCTGCTTCTTCTTGCATAGCTGATATGATTAAAATCATGTTTTTTTCTCCTTTTAAGTGTTTTATATACTATCTGCTAAAGAATGTTTATTTTTAATTAATTCTATTTCATCTTGATTGAGTATTTTTTTAATTCCTGTGTTTGTGTTTGGTATAGACTGAACGATAGGCTCATTTTTGTCTACAACTTTTCCATTTTTTATTATGTAGTTTACGTATGGTAGATTTGGGTTGAAATCATCTATATCTACTATTTTGGCTATAGAATTGTCATTAAGCTCTACAATAAAGTCTAAAGGACAAGAAGATATTGCATTGATTATTAACTTTAAAACCCTTTTGTCAAATTTTTTGTCAGCATCTTTAATTAATTCAATAATAGATGCCCCAGAATTAAAAGATTTTTTGTATGCCTTATCTAAAATGATAGCAGAATAGGCGCTAGCAGCGCCTATTATATTTGACTCTATGCTTATATTTTCACTTTTTAGTCCTTTAGGATAACCTGTTCCGTCTAGATTTTCTTTATGTGTTAAAAGTGTCAAACATATTGATCGTGACAAATTGCTTGTTGAAGCTACTTTATAACTAATTATGGGATATTTTCGTATTATTTCTAGTTCTTTGTCAGTTAATGCTTCTTTTTTTTCGCTGATTTTTGAGGGGATAAATAGAAATCCTATTTTATGTAAAAGAGCAATGCTACAAAGCTCTACTGTTTTGTAGTTATTTAGTCCCATTTTGTTGCCAAGGGCTACTGTTAAGATAGCTGTATTTACTGAATGAATAATGTGATAGTTTGCAGAAAGCTTGGGAATTCTAAAATATTTGATAAAAATTTTTTTCTGTTTTTTATAAAATTCTATTACTTTTTTGACAGTGGGCATAATGTCTTGGTAGTAAATTTTTTTATTTCTTTTGCAATTTTCATAAATTTCTTCTAAATTGCTTATTATTACATGATAACTGGAAATAGCCTCTTCGTTGAATTTTTTGTGTATTTCTTCATATTCTTTTTTAACAGAATCATCGCTAAAAAAATTTGGTCTTTCTTTAATGTATGATTTTAGGTTCCATTTTTCAATAAGCTCAAAGTTTTTGTCTCCAATAAATGCATTCTCAGGCCAAACCAGGAATTCCTTGTCTATTAAATACGATGAATTTTTTATATTTTTGATAATGCTTTCAAAATTTTGCATTTATTTCCTTAAAATTGAGCTCTATTAACCATGTATATCATATTATTTATTAATTGTCTATCTATTAGTATAATGTATTTATTATATCTCAATTTTTGAATTAAGCTTCTTTTGAAGAGATTTTTATGGTAGAAAAAATACGCTTAGGCTTTAATATTATATTTCTTGGATTATTTATTTATTTTCTGGCAATTTTAAGATTTCAAATGAACTTAAGCTTCATTTTATTTAATTACCAGTTTATTGTAATTTATCTTTTACTAGTGATTGTTTTTAATATTATTTACTCCCAATATTTTTCTTCAAGATTGTATTTTATTTTAAATGGGATGGAAGATACATTTACTTTTTTAAAGCTTAAAATGGTTCGCAAAAAGCTTAAAAGTGTTTTTGAAATATCTATTCTTCTTAGGTTTATTTTAATAAAACAAGATAAAAAAAGCCTTGATGAGCTTTATTTTTATTTAAAAGATAATAGATTAAGGTATAAGACAATAATAGAGCTTTATTCTGTTCTTATTAGCTTTAGGGAAAAAGAAAAGGCTTCTAGTTTAATTTTAAATTACAAGTGGAGTAGAAATAAGTGGGTGAAATATTGTGAGGCTCTTAGCATGTTGTCATTTGAAGAGCATTTAAAGCTAAAAGAGTTAGTAAATTTTTTAGATAAGTTTTTTTTAAAAAATGATATTTTTACCATTTATTTCTATTATTTGTTGCGAAAATCGAGTATGTCTTTTGATTTGCTTGAAAGTAGGAAAATTGAGATTAGAGATCGATATTATAAATTTAAAAATAGGATAGATTCTAAGCATACAAAGCTACTTAGTTCAAATTTATTTTTTGTTGTTTTTTATTATATTTATGATTTTTCTAAAAAAGATGTTTTTTATTGAAGGAGTTGTGTTTTGAGTATAAGAGTTCGTTATGCGCCTTCTCCAACGGGCTTACAACATATTGGTGGGATTAGAACGGCTTTGTTTAATTATTTTTTTGCAAAGTCTTGTGGGGGTAAATTTTTACTTAGAATTGAGGATACAGATCAGAGCAGATATTTTTCAGAAGCTGAAAATGATCTTTATTCAAGCCTTAAATGGCTTGGTATTTCTTTTGATGAAGGTCCTATTGTAGGAGGTGATTATGCACCTTATGTTCAGTCTCAAAGAAGTGCAATATATAAAAAATATGCTAAATATTTAATTGAATCTGGGCATGCTTATTATTGCTATTGTACTCCTGAAAGGTTGGAAAGAATTAAGAAAATTCAAAATATTAATAAGATGCCACCTGGATATGATAGGCATTGTAGAAATTTAAGTGATGACGAAGTTGAGAATGCACTAATTAAAAAAATCAAGCCTGTTGTTAGATTTAAAATTCCTTTAGAAGGAGAGACTAGCTTTGATGATATTTTGCTTGGAAAGATTACATGGTCGAATAAAGACATTAGTCCTGATCCTGTAATTCTCAAGTCAGATGGATTACCGACTTACCATCTTGCGAATGTTGTTGATGATTATTTAATGAAAATTACTCATGTATTAAGGTCTCAAGAATGGGTTTCTTCAGGTCCATTGCACATACTTCTTTATAAGGCTTTTGAATGGAAATCGCCTATTTATTGTCATCTTCCAATGGTTATGGGAAATGATGGTCAAAAATTAAGCAAAAGACATGGATCAACAGCCTTAAGGCAATTTATTGAAGATGGATATCTTCCGGAAGCTATTATTAATTATGTTACTTTGCTTGGTTGGTCTTACGATGATAAGAGAGAATTTTTTTCAAAAAATGACCTTGAACAATTTTTTTCAATTGAAAAGATCAATAAATCTTCTGCAATTTTTGATTATCATAAGTTAGATTTTTTCAATAGTTACTATATTAGAGAAAAAAAAGATGAAGATTTATATAATCTTTTACTCCCTTTTTTTCAAAAAAAAGGATATGTTTCTGAGCTTATTACTTTAGAAGAGAGTCAAAAATTAAAATTATTAATCCCTCTTATAAAGAATAGAATTAAAAAACTAAGTGATGCTTTAAATATGACCAAATTTTTTTATGAGGACATTAAATCTTGGAATTTAGATGAGTTTTTAAATAGAAAAAAAACAGCTAAAGAGGTTTGTTATATTTTAGAATTAATAAAGCCTATTTTAGAAGGATTTGAAAAAAGATCGTCAGAGGAAAATGATAAAATTTTTTATGATTTTGCTGAGAATAATGGTTTTAAATTGGGAGAAATTCTTCTTCCTATTAGAATTGCAGCACTTGGCAGCAAAGTCTCTCCGCCGCTTTTTGATTCTTTAAAATTGATAGGTAAGTCTAAGGTTTTTGAAAGAATAAAATTGGCACAGGAATTTTTAAGAATAAATGAATAACTATTAAGGATATTTTTATGGTTAGAATGGAAGATATTATTTCTCTTGCTAAGAGAAAAGGTTTTGTATTTCAGTCTTCAGAGGTTTATGGGGGTCTTTCGGGAGCTTGGGATTATGGTCCTTTGGGGGTTGAGCTTAAAAAAAATATAAAAAGCGAGTGGTGGAAGAGCATGGTGTACTTACATGAAAATATTGTAGGTTTGGATAGTGCTATTTTTATGCGATCTGAAATTTGGAGAGCATCTGGTCATATTGACGGTTTTTCAGACTCTATGGTTGATTGCAAAGATTGTAAAAGTAGATTTAGAGCCGATTTTGTTGATTTGTCAAAAAATTGTCCAAATTGTAAAGTTGGGAACAATTTTACTTCTCCGAGAAGTTTTAATTTAATGTTTAAGACCCATATTGGAGTAGTTGAGGATAGCTCTAATGAGATTTATTTAAGACCCGAGACAGCACAAGGAATTTTTGTTAATTTTAGGAATGTTTTGGATTCTTCAAGGCTTAAGATTCCTTTTGGAATTGCTCAAGTAGGGAAAGCGTTTAGGAATGAGATAGTTACTAAAAATTTTATATTTAGAACTTGTGAGTTTGAGCAAATGGAAATGCAGTTTTTTGTTCATCCTAAGCAAATAGATGAATGGTTTTGTTATTGGCAACAAAATAGAATGAATTTTTTTATAGAAACTCTTAAAATTAGACCCGATAAATTAAGATTTAAAGCTCATGATTCAACACAACTTGCTCATTATGCAAAATCTGCATTTGATATTGAGTATGAATTTCCGTTTGGATTTCAGGAAGTAGAAGGTATTCACAATAGAGGCAATTATGATTTAACTCAGCATTCTAAATTTTCTAACAATCCTAAAATATTTGAGTATCATGATTTGTTAACAAAAGAGAGATATGTGCCTCATGTTATTGAAACTTCTGCCGGACTTACAAGATCTGTTTTAATGATCCTTTGCAACGCTTATTCTGAAGAAGAACTCTCAGATGGAGATAAGCGTATTGTTTTGCGATTACATCCTAAGTTGGCTCCTTATAAAATTGCTATATTCCCTCTTGTTAAAAAAGTTGAGCTTGTTAAGATTGCTAGAAGAATTTATATGGAGCTTTGTGATGATTTTCATATATTCTACGATGATAGTGGAACAATAGGTAAAAGGTATAGACGTCAAGATGAAATAGGGACCCCTTATTGTGTAACAGTAGACTACAATACTATTGAGGATGAAACAGTCACTGTTAGAGAAAGAAATAATATGACCCAGAAGAGAATTTTTACTAATGATTTATATTCATACATTAAAACAGAGATTTTAAATTACAAAGAGGATTTTAATAAATGAATCTTGCTTTAAACCTTTTATATAAGCGCGGATTTTTAAAGCAATGCACATCTTTAAAGGTTTTAAGTGATTTAATGGATAGGGAAAAAATAGTTTTTTATGCAGGAGTTGATGCAACATCTAGTTCTCTTCATATTGGTCATTTGATTCCTTTTTTGGCTATGATGCATCTTAGACAACATGGTCACATGCCAATTATTTTGATTGGAGATTCTACAGCAAAAATAGGCGATCCTTCTGGAAAAAGCGAGATGAGAAAGATTTTGTCTTCACAAGAGATTAACAATAATGCTTTATCGATAAAAAATCAACTTCAAAGAATAACGAGGTTTAGTTCAAGCTGCTTTATTCATAATTCAAATTGGTTAGATAATCTTAATTATATTGAATTTTTAAGAGATATTGGCATTCATTTTTCTGTTAATCGTATGTTAAGCTTTGAAACTTATAAAAGAAGACTAGATTTTGGACTTTCCTTTATTGAGTTCAATTATCAGCTTTTGCAGTCTTATGATTATTATATGCTTAATAAAATTAAAAATTGTAGACTTCAAATTGGTGGGGATGATCAATGGGGGAATATTGTGTCGGGTGTTGACTTGATTAGAAGAAAAACGGGAGTAGAAGCTTTTGGAGTTACGTTTCCATTAATTACAAGAAGTGATGGGAAAAAGATGGGCAAATCAGAAAAAGGTGCTGTTTATCTTGATTCTAGTCTTTACAGTATTTATGATTTTTATCAGTATTTTAGAAATACTTCAGATTCTGATGTGAAAACTTTTTTATACCTTTTTACTTTTTTAGAAGAAGATGAGATTGAATCAATTTCAAATTTTAAGGGAAATTCTTTAAATAAGGCTAAAGAGATTTTAGCTTTTGAGATAACTAAAATTGTTCATGGAGAAGCGGAAGCCTTGAAAGTTCAAGAAGCATCCTTTGCTGCATTTAGGGGGAGTGGAGATAGAAGTAATATTCCATTTTTTAAATTTAGCTTTTCTGGCTTAGAAGAAGAGATATTGTTGATTAATTTAATGCTTGATTCAAAAATTGTGCCTAGTAAGTCAGAGGGTAGAAGATTGATTAATTCTGGGGGGGTGTATATCAACGGCAAAAGGGTAGAAAATCAGAACCATTTTATTACTAGAGAGGATTTTAATAACAATGAAATTGAATTACGAGTAGGTAAGAAAAAATTTTTACGAATTGTTTTATAGTTGATTTTGAATGTATGACAGAAGAGTTTTAAATTGTTTGTTTTTTAACACGTTTTTGTTTTTCATGGAGTCTAAGCATCTTGTTTTTACAGAAGAGCACATTTTTTATGGGTTGATTAAAAGCGATAAAATTAAAGAACTACTTAATTTTTGTACAATTGACTTTTATAAGCTTAATAAACAGCTAGAAGAATTTTTTAGTAAACTTCCCTTAAGAGACAATTATATTCCTGATTATGTTTCTAGTATGGATTATTTGTATGACGACATAATCAGTGTTCTTTCTTTTTATAAAAAGCCTTATAAAATACAAGAAAAAGATTTATTGTGGGTGCTTATCAAAAAAAGAAAAAATAGCATTTTAGATACGTTAATTAACTCAGGTTTTAATTTAACTATTTTTGACAAACTTATTGAAGTTCATGATTATTTGGCTGTAAATACTAAATCCGATTTAGATTATGATAGTGAATTAATTGCAGAATATATTCACAATAATGCGCCAAAAAGTAAAGGAGGCTTTCATATTTTTAATAATAATCGTGATAAGTTGAATCAAAATAATACTTTCTTAGAAAAGAATGACTCTATTGGCAATTTTTTAACAAACATTATTGATGCTTTGGATTTAAAGCACAATCCTTTAATTGGTAGAAAGCGAGAATTATCTCGGTTAATTCAGGTAATACTTAGGAAGCATAAAAGTAACCCTATTTTATTTGGAGAACCCGGTGTTGGAAAAACAGTGTTAATCCAAGGTCTTGCATATAAAATAAAAATAGAGAATGTCCCAAGGGATTTAATAGGATATGAAATCTATTCTCTTGATATTGGCAGGCTTATTTCGGGCACTAAATATAGGGGAGATCTTGAGAGTAGGATTAACAGGGTTTTAGATTTTTTAAACTCAAGAAAAAAAGTTATGCTTTTTATTGATGAGATCCATATGATAGTAGGGGCGGGCGCCACTTCATTTGGTAGTATGGATATTTCTAATTTATTGAAGCCTATTTTGACTTTAGGAAAAATTAAATTTATTGGAGCTACCACAGAATATGAATATAGAAAATTTTTTTTAAAAGATAAGGCTTTAATGAGGAGGTTTCAGAGTATAGAGCTCAAAGAGCCTGATTTTGACGACACTTATAATATTTTGCATGAGATTAAGAAAGATTATGAGAGATATCATAATGTGGAATATACAGACGAGGCAATACGAGCCTGCATTGTTATGTCTCAAAAATATATTAAAGATAGATTTCTTCCAGACAAAGCTTTTGATATTTTAGATGAACTAGGTTCTAAGTTTAAGATTCAAAACATAAAAAGAGTCATAACAAAAGAGGATGTTTGTGATCTGATTAAGTCTGTTGTTGGCTCTAATATTTTTAATTTTGAAGAGTATGATAGTGAGTTGTTAATTAATTTAGAGAATAGAATAAAAAAAGAACTTATTATACATGATAGTTTAATATTTGATTTGATACTAAATATAAAACTATTAAAATTTAATTTACTTGCCAACAGAAGTACTATTGGCATATTTGCCTTTATTGGTCCTTCTGGAGCGGGAAAATGCAAATTGACGGATATTTTATCAGAAGAGCTTGGAATTCAAAAATTTAGTCTTAATATGGGCGAATATAGCGATTTTAATTCTCTTGATAGATTGATTGGACCTGTTTTAAGTAATGAAGGGTATTATGAATCTACTAGATTTTTTAATTTTTTAAACAAATCTTCTAATTCTATTATTTTTCTATCAGATTTTGATAAATGTAATAAAAGGGTTTTAAATTTTTTTTTGGAAGGATTTAAAACAGGCAAGCTTTTTGATGGTCTTGGGAAAAAGGCAAGTTTATCAGAAAGTTTAATAGTAATAAGCGTTAATGCTGAGAGCAATGAGCTTAATAGTATTGGCTTTAAAAACAAAATGACAGGGGAAAATGATTTTAATCTTATATTAGAGAAGAGATTTCCTAATGAATTTTTAGAGTTAATAGATTATGTTCTTTTATTTAAATCTATTGATGAGTTAGATTTTGAAAAAATTGTTTTTAATGAGCTTAATCGTTTTGCTAGGATATTGAGAGATAGAAAATTTGATGTTTTTTTTGAGAAAAGTGTTATTGATTATATTCGGGAAAAGATTTATGGAAAGGGTTATGGATTAAAAAGGATTAAAAAGTTTATATTCAAAGAAGTGGGAAAGCTTTTAATAGATGAAATTCTTTTTAAGAAAATTGAAAATTCTGGTAAAATAAAAATCTATTTAGATGAAACAATAAAATATGAGTTTTTATAAGGTTATAGGGAGTATTTATGAAAATATCAGTAATAGGAGCGGGGGCTTGGGGGACAGCTATCGCAAAGTCTTTGGCAGATAAATTTGATTTTAATATTTTTTTATGGTCTTTTGAAGAAGATGTTAAGAATGGTATTAATAATGGTAATGTTAATGATAAATATTTAAAGGGAATTAAATTGCCAAAAAATTTGGTTGCAAGTTCAGATTTGTTTGAAGTTGTATCGATGTCTGATTATATTTTAATTGCAACGCCTTCTCTTTTTACTGTTGATATTTTTAAAAAATTGGATCAATTTTTTGATTCTTTACAGCTAAAGCCAAAATTAGCAATACTTACAAAAGGATTTCTTACTTTTAATGGAAAGACTCATACAGTTATTGAAGCTGCTGAGAAAGTTATTAAAGGATATAAAGATGAAATTACCTATATTGTTGGGCCAAGTCATGCTGAGGAAGTTGGACTTGGTGTGATAACAGGACTTGTTGCGGCTAGTCATAATAGGGAAAATGCATATTTGTTTATTAATTTATTTAGCAAAACCCCAATTTCTTTGTTTTATAGCAAAGATGTTTTTGGGGTGCAAATAGCAGCAGCTTTAAAAAATGTGTTTGCAATTGCATTTGGAATTTTAGATGCGTATAAATTAAATTATCCTAATTTGATAGGGAATAATACAGAATCATTTTTATTTTCAATATCCTTAAATAATATGAAAGACATTGCAATTGAGCTTGGAGGAAAAAATATTGAAACGTTTTTATTTTTGTCTGGTTCTGGTGATTTAGATGTTACTTGTAGAAGCATGTTTGGAAGGAATAGGCGATTTGGCAATGAAATTGTTAGCAAAAATATTTTGGAAAGCTTTTTTAGTATCGATGATTTGATAAACAATATTGAAAAAATTGGATATTTGCCAGAGGGAGTTTTTGCTGCTAAATCAATTTTTTCCCTTTTAAAAGAATTAAATCGCGATTTCAATCCTAATAGCTTGTTAAGTGTTATATATAAAATTTTGAATAAAGAGTTGCGAGCTGAATCTGTTATTGAGTATATGAGGGATATTGGATAATGAAATAAAGCCTCTTAAAGAGGCTTTATTGTTTTTGATCATTCATCATATATAAAATCTTATTATAAACATCTTCTATTATTTCGAAATTCATTACAATTTCTGTAAGTTCATTAGATTTAATAGTTCCTATTATGTTGTCATTTTTTGTTAAATCGTCTCTTTTGACTAAAGAATTGCTGTCTACTAAAATTTTTATTCTCGTTATTTCTTTGCTGATGTTTTTAATATTTTTGATTCCTCCAAAGCATTCTACAATATGCTCTGCTACTTTTATTTTATTTGTTTTTTCTATGTCTGCCATAGCAATTTTATTCCTTGTAGAAAGCTTTGTATGCTAAATAAGCATTGTATAAATCAAATTTAGAAGTTATTTCCATTGGAGAATGCATGCTTATAACAGCAGGTCCCATGTCTATTGTTCTTATTCCATAGCTAGCTAGGAATTTAGCAACAGTTCCTCCTCCGCCTTCTTCTACTTTTCCAAGTGTTGCTACTTGCCAGGCTATATTGTTTTTATTTAATAATTGCCTAATATAAGAAACAAGCTCGGCATCAGCATCGCTGGCCATAACTTTTCCACCATGTCCTGTATATTTCATTATGGGTATACCATAGCCAAGTTTGGGAGCATTTTGTGTGTCATGAACTGAGTTAAATATTGGGTTTATTGCTGCACAAACATCAGCAGAAATGCTTTTTGAATTCCATAAAGCTTTTTGGACTTGAAGATTATTGTATTCTGATTTTTTAATTTTAAAGATCATGTCAGAAACAAAATATTCAAGATATCTTGAATCTAGTCCAGTTGAGCCTGTTGAGCCAATTTCTTCTTTATCTACAAGAAAGCAAATAGCTGTTTTGTTTGGAATCTCTTCAAGATCAAATATAGATTCTAGTGAAGTGTAAGCGCATATTTTGTCATCTTGTCCGTAAGCACCAATTAAAGCTTTGTCAAATCCAACGTCTTTTGCTGTTCCTGCAGGTACTATTTCAATTTCTGATGATACGAAATCTTCTTCTTCTATTTTGTATTTTTCTTTTATTAGTTGCAGAGTTGCCAGTTTAACTTTATCTTGTTCTTTTGATTCGATTGGTAGGCTTCCAATTAAAATTTTAAGATTTTCTCCCTCAACAATTTCATCTGATTTTTTATTTCTTTGTATCTTTTTATCAAGATGAGGCAAAATGTCGGGAATTACAAATACAGGATCGTTTTCATTGTCGCCAATATTGATTTCAACTTTTTCTCCATTTTTTAAGAATACCACACCTCTTATTGAAAGGGGTGTAGATAACCACTGGTACTTTTTTATTCCCCCATAATAATTGGTTTTAAGAAATGCAAGTTCGTTTTCTTCAGAGATTGGGGAAGGCTTTGCATCAAGTCTTGGGGAATCTGTATGAGAAACAATTAAATTCATTCCATTTTCAATAGGATTTTTGCCAATAATAGCAAAAGCAGCAGTTTTTTCTCTACAAGTATAAAAAATTTTATCGCCTGGAATTAAATTTTTTTTCTCCTCAGCATCAATAAACCCCCTTTTTTTTGCTTTATCTAGAGCGTA
Protein-coding regions in this window:
- the pdeB gene encoding cyclic di-GMP phosphodiesterase PdeB, whose translation is MQNFESIIKNIKNSSYLIDKEFLVWPENAFIGDKNFELIEKWNLKSYIKERPNFFSDDSVKKEYEEIHKKFNEEAISSYHVIISNLEEIYENCKRNKKIYYQDIMPTVKKVIEFYKKQKKIFIKYFRIPKLSANYHIIHSVNTAILTVALGNKMGLNNYKTVELCSIALLHKIGFLFIPSKISEKKEALTDKELEIIRKYPIISYKVASTSNLSRSICLTLLTHKENLDGTGYPKGLKSENISIESNIIGAASAYSAIILDKAYKKSFNSGASIIELIKDADKKFDKRVLKLIINAISSCPLDFIVELNDNSIAKIVDIDDFNPNLPYVNYIIKNGKVVDKNEPIVQSIPNTNTGIKKILNQDEIELIKNKHSLADSI
- a CDS encoding AAA family ATPase; the encoded protein is MYDRRVLNCLFFNTFLFFMESKHLVFTEEHIFYGLIKSDKIKELLNFCTIDFYKLNKQLEEFFSKLPLRDNYIPDYVSSMDYLYDDIISVLSFYKKPYKIQEKDLLWVLIKKRKNSILDTLINSGFNLTIFDKLIEVHDYLAVNTKSDLDYDSELIAEYIHNNAPKSKGGFHIFNNNRDKLNQNNTFLEKNDSIGNFLTNIIDALDLKHNPLIGRKRELSRLIQVILRKHKSNPILFGEPGVGKTVLIQGLAYKIKIENVPRDLIGYEIYSLDIGRLISGTKYRGDLESRINRVLDFLNSRKKVMLFIDEIHMIVGAGATSFGSMDISNLLKPILTLGKIKFIGATTEYEYRKFFLKDKALMRRFQSIELKEPDFDDTYNILHEIKKDYERYHNVEYTDEAIRACIVMSQKYIKDRFLPDKAFDILDELGSKFKIQNIKRVITKEDVCDLIKSVVGSNIFNFEEYDSELLINLENRIKKELIIHDSLIFDLILNIKLLKFNLLANRSTIGIFAFIGPSGAGKCKLTDILSEELGIQKFSLNMGEYSDFNSLDRLIGPVLSNEGYYESTRFFNFLNKSSNSIIFLSDFDKCNKRVLNFFLEGFKTGKLFDGLGKKASLSESLIVISVNAESNELNSIGFKNKMTGENDFNLILEKRFPNEFLELIDYVLLFKSIDELDFEKIVFNELNRFARILRDRKFDVFFEKSVIDYIREKIYGKGYGLKRIKKFIFKEVGKLLIDEILFKKIENSGKIKIYLDETIKYEFL
- the gltX gene encoding glutamate--tRNA ligase — protein: MSIRVRYAPSPTGLQHIGGIRTALFNYFFAKSCGGKFLLRIEDTDQSRYFSEAENDLYSSLKWLGISFDEGPIVGGDYAPYVQSQRSAIYKKYAKYLIESGHAYYCYCTPERLERIKKIQNINKMPPGYDRHCRNLSDDEVENALIKKIKPVVRFKIPLEGETSFDDILLGKITWSNKDISPDPVILKSDGLPTYHLANVVDDYLMKITHVLRSQEWVSSGPLHILLYKAFEWKSPIYCHLPMVMGNDGQKLSKRHGSTALRQFIEDGYLPEAIINYVTLLGWSYDDKREFFSKNDLEQFFSIEKINKSSAIFDYHKLDFFNSYYIREKKDEDLYNLLLPFFQKKGYVSELITLEESQKLKLLIPLIKNRIKKLSDALNMTKFFYEDIKSWNLDEFLNRKKTAKEVCYILELIKPILEGFEKRSSEENDKIFYDFAENNGFKLGEILLPIRIAALGSKVSPPLFDSLKLIGKSKVFERIKLAQEFLRINE
- a CDS encoding 5'-methylthioadenosine/adenosylhomocysteine nucleosidase, which encodes MILIISAMQEEAEEINKMIDDREEILLNDYLENKKIYKGKILGKDVISLTTGIGKVNAATWSSQIISKYKITHIINSGSSGGIKENSNLKILDIIVSSETAYYDFDLTKFGHKIGQVPNLPQKFKADEELLKKVVNIAENKLLNIDIHIGLILTGDRFVDNEKSLETIKKNFKDALAVDMEGAAIAQVAYIFKIPFIIIRSISDLPNNKDNHIDFNKFLKTSSINSSKMTKELIRLI
- a CDS encoding NAD(P)H-dependent glycerol-3-phosphate dehydrogenase, encoding MKISVIGAGAWGTAIAKSLADKFDFNIFLWSFEEDVKNGINNGNVNDKYLKGIKLPKNLVASSDLFEVVSMSDYILIATPSLFTVDIFKKLDQFFDSLQLKPKLAILTKGFLTFNGKTHTVIEAAEKVIKGYKDEITYIVGPSHAEEVGLGVITGLVAASHNRENAYLFINLFSKTPISLFYSKDVFGVQIAAALKNVFAIAFGILDAYKLNYPNLIGNNTESFLFSISLNNMKDIAIELGGKNIETFLFLSGSGDLDVTCRSMFGRNRRFGNEIVSKNILESFFSIDDLINNIEKIGYLPEGVFAAKSIFSLLKELNRDFNPNSLLSVIYKILNKELRAESVIEYMRDIG
- a CDS encoding glycine--tRNA ligase, with the protein product MVRMEDIISLAKRKGFVFQSSEVYGGLSGAWDYGPLGVELKKNIKSEWWKSMVYLHENIVGLDSAIFMRSEIWRASGHIDGFSDSMVDCKDCKSRFRADFVDLSKNCPNCKVGNNFTSPRSFNLMFKTHIGVVEDSSNEIYLRPETAQGIFVNFRNVLDSSRLKIPFGIAQVGKAFRNEIVTKNFIFRTCEFEQMEMQFFVHPKQIDEWFCYWQQNRMNFFIETLKIRPDKLRFKAHDSTQLAHYAKSAFDIEYEFPFGFQEVEGIHNRGNYDLTQHSKFSNNPKIFEYHDLLTKERYVPHVIETSAGLTRSVLMILCNAYSEEELSDGDKRIVLRLHPKLAPYKIAIFPLVKKVELVKIARRIYMELCDDFHIFYDDSGTIGKRYRRQDEIGTPYCVTVDYNTIEDETVTVRERNNMTQKRIFTNDLYSYIKTEILNYKEDFNK
- a CDS encoding PTS transporter subunit EIIB, with amino-acid sequence MADIEKTNKIKVAEHIVECFGGIKNIKNISKEITRIKILVDSNSLVKRDDLTKNDNIIGTIKSNELTEIVMNFEIIEDVYNKILYMMNDQKQ
- the tyrS gene encoding tyrosine--tRNA ligase — its product is MNLALNLLYKRGFLKQCTSLKVLSDLMDREKIVFYAGVDATSSSLHIGHLIPFLAMMHLRQHGHMPIILIGDSTAKIGDPSGKSEMRKILSSQEINNNALSIKNQLQRITRFSSSCFIHNSNWLDNLNYIEFLRDIGIHFSVNRMLSFETYKRRLDFGLSFIEFNYQLLQSYDYYMLNKIKNCRLQIGGDDQWGNIVSGVDLIRRKTGVEAFGVTFPLITRSDGKKMGKSEKGAVYLDSSLYSIYDFYQYFRNTSDSDVKTFLYLFTFLEEDEIESISNFKGNSLNKAKEILAFEITKIVHGEAEALKVQEASFAAFRGSGDRSNIPFFKFSFSGLEEEILLINLMLDSKIVPSKSEGRRLINSGGVYINGKRVENQNHFITREDFNNNEIELRVGKKKFLRIVL